In a single window of the Mesoplodon densirostris isolate mMesDen1 chromosome 16, mMesDen1 primary haplotype, whole genome shotgun sequence genome:
- the DNASE1 gene encoding deoxyribonuclease-1 isoform X1 has protein sequence MRGVRLMGVLLTLGGLLQQALSLRIAAFNIRTFGETKMSNATLSNYIVQILSRYDIALVQEVRDNHLMAVGRLLDKLNQDDPNTYHYVVSEPLGRNSYKERYLFLFRPDQVSVLDSYQYDDGCEPCGNDSFSREPAVVKFSSPFTRELAHVSSTPARLLTEPSPHQLSMTPVSTEIKEFAIVPLHAAPLDAVAEIDSLYDVYLDVWQKWDLEDIMLMGDFNAGCSYVTPSQWSSIRLHRSPPFQWLIPDAADTTVTSTHCAYDRIVVAGPLLQGAVVPNSAAPFDFQAAYGLSDQMALAISDHYPVEVTLM, from the exons ATGAGGGGTGTCAGGCTGATGGGGGTGCTGCTCACCCTGGGTGGCCTGCTGCAGCAGGCCCTGTCCCTGAGAATAGCAGCCTTCAACATCCGGACTTTTGGGGAGACCAAGATGTCCAATGCTACCCTCTCCAACTACATTGTGCAG ATCCTGAGTCGCTATGATATCGCCCTCGTCCAGGAGGTCAGAGACAACCACCTGATGGCCGTAGGGAGGCTGCTGGACAAACTCAACCA GGATGACCCAAACACCTATCACTATGTGGTCAGTGAGCCGCTGGGACGCAACAGCTATAAGGAGCGCTACCTCttccttttcag ACCCGACCAGGTTTCCGTGCTGGACAGCTACCAGTACGATGATGGCTGTGAGCCCTGTGGGAATGACAGCTTCAGCCGAGAGCCAGCTGTGGTCAAGTTCTCTTCCCCCTTCACACGTGA ACTGGCTCATGTGTCCTCCACCCCAGCCCGACTCCTGACTGAGCCCAGCCCACACCAGCTCAGTATGACTCCTGTTTCCACAGAGATCAAGGAGTTTGCCATTGTTCCCCTGCACGCGGCCCCATTGGATGCAGTGGCTGAGATCGACTCTCTCTATGATGTCTACCTGGATGTCTGGCAGAAGTGGGACTTGGAG GACATCATGTTGATGGGTGATTTCAATGCTGGCTGCAGCTACGTGACCCCCTCGCAATGGTCATCCATCCGCCTGCACAGGAGCCCCCCTTTCCAGTGGCTAATTCCTGACGCTGCCGACACCACTGTTACATCCACGCACTGTGCCTACGACAG GATCGTGGTTGCAGGACCTCTGCTCCAAGGTGCTGTGGTTCCCAACTCGGCTGCTCCCTTTGACTTCCAAGCTGCATACGGATTGAGTGACCAGATG GCCCTAGCCATCAGCGACCATTACCCGGTGGAGGTGACGCTGATGTGA
- the DNASE1 gene encoding deoxyribonuclease-1 isoform X2, producing MRGVRLMGVLLTLGGLLQQALSLRIAAFNIRTFGETKMSNATLSNYIVQILSRYDIALVQEVRDNHLMAVGRLLDKLNQDDPNTYHYVVSEPLGRNSYKERYLFLFRPDQVSVLDSYQYDDGCEPCGNDSFSREPAVVKFSSPFTQIKEFAIVPLHAAPLDAVAEIDSLYDVYLDVWQKWDLEDIMLMGDFNAGCSYVTPSQWSSIRLHRSPPFQWLIPDAADTTVTSTHCAYDRIVVAGPLLQGAVVPNSAAPFDFQAAYGLSDQMALAISDHYPVEVTLM from the exons ATGAGGGGTGTCAGGCTGATGGGGGTGCTGCTCACCCTGGGTGGCCTGCTGCAGCAGGCCCTGTCCCTGAGAATAGCAGCCTTCAACATCCGGACTTTTGGGGAGACCAAGATGTCCAATGCTACCCTCTCCAACTACATTGTGCAG ATCCTGAGTCGCTATGATATCGCCCTCGTCCAGGAGGTCAGAGACAACCACCTGATGGCCGTAGGGAGGCTGCTGGACAAACTCAACCA GGATGACCCAAACACCTATCACTATGTGGTCAGTGAGCCGCTGGGACGCAACAGCTATAAGGAGCGCTACCTCttccttttcag ACCCGACCAGGTTTCCGTGCTGGACAGCTACCAGTACGATGATGGCTGTGAGCCCTGTGGGAATGACAGCTTCAGCCGAGAGCCAGCTGTGGTCAAGTTCTCTTCCCCCTTCACAC AGATCAAGGAGTTTGCCATTGTTCCCCTGCACGCGGCCCCATTGGATGCAGTGGCTGAGATCGACTCTCTCTATGATGTCTACCTGGATGTCTGGCAGAAGTGGGACTTGGAG GACATCATGTTGATGGGTGATTTCAATGCTGGCTGCAGCTACGTGACCCCCTCGCAATGGTCATCCATCCGCCTGCACAGGAGCCCCCCTTTCCAGTGGCTAATTCCTGACGCTGCCGACACCACTGTTACATCCACGCACTGTGCCTACGACAG GATCGTGGTTGCAGGACCTCTGCTCCAAGGTGCTGTGGTTCCCAACTCGGCTGCTCCCTTTGACTTCCAAGCTGCATACGGATTGAGTGACCAGATG GCCCTAGCCATCAGCGACCATTACCCGGTGGAGGTGACGCTGATGTGA
- the DNASE1 gene encoding deoxyribonuclease-1 isoform X3: MLPSPTTLCRDDPNTYHYVVSEPLGRNSYKERYLFLFRPDQVSVLDSYQYDDGCEPCGNDSFSREPAVVKFSSPFTQIKEFAIVPLHAAPLDAVAEIDSLYDVYLDVWQKWDLEDIMLMGDFNAGCSYVTPSQWSSIRLHRSPPFQWLIPDAADTTVTSTHCAYDRIVVAGPLLQGAVVPNSAAPFDFQAAYGLSDQMALAISDHYPVEVTLM, encoded by the exons ATGCTACCCTCTCCAACTACATTGTGCAG GGATGACCCAAACACCTATCACTATGTGGTCAGTGAGCCGCTGGGACGCAACAGCTATAAGGAGCGCTACCTCttccttttcag ACCCGACCAGGTTTCCGTGCTGGACAGCTACCAGTACGATGATGGCTGTGAGCCCTGTGGGAATGACAGCTTCAGCCGAGAGCCAGCTGTGGTCAAGTTCTCTTCCCCCTTCACAC AGATCAAGGAGTTTGCCATTGTTCCCCTGCACGCGGCCCCATTGGATGCAGTGGCTGAGATCGACTCTCTCTATGATGTCTACCTGGATGTCTGGCAGAAGTGGGACTTGGAG GACATCATGTTGATGGGTGATTTCAATGCTGGCTGCAGCTACGTGACCCCCTCGCAATGGTCATCCATCCGCCTGCACAGGAGCCCCCCTTTCCAGTGGCTAATTCCTGACGCTGCCGACACCACTGTTACATCCACGCACTGTGCCTACGACAG GATCGTGGTTGCAGGACCTCTGCTCCAAGGTGCTGTGGTTCCCAACTCGGCTGCTCCCTTTGACTTCCAAGCTGCATACGGATTGAGTGACCAGATG GCCCTAGCCATCAGCGACCATTACCCGGTGGAGGTGACGCTGATGTGA